From a region of the Notolabrus celidotus isolate fNotCel1 chromosome 14, fNotCel1.pri, whole genome shotgun sequence genome:
- the rflnb gene encoding refilin-B, producing MVGRLNLPNVCEGDPLDMSCRSDRGLDSPDSGLPPSPSPSGWLLPVCAEKAGAVSPVSEDEERGSLVQVLPTGPFQQLQPLSFGEGISLDPLPAKEIRYTSSVHYDSDRHFIQNVDLQPIGQGLEHCRQTIMAMPNSTWRHYKTQLDFQPRHRLQHFKSTTIIYPKKTSAVYTTELSYDCHRILRRFLSSVELEAAGRREIPQ from the exons ATGGTTGGCAGGTTAAACTTGCCAAATGTATGTGAAGGAGATCCACTGGATATGAGCTGCAGGAGTGACAGAGGACTCGACAGCCCGGACTCGGGGTTACCTCCGAGTCCGAGCCCCAGCGGCTGGCTGCTGCCTGTGTGTGCGGAGAAAGCCGGGGCCGTCAGCCCGGTGTCTGAGGACGAGGAACGGGGCTCCCTG GTTCAAGTTCTACCCACCGGACCTTTCCAGCAGCTTCAGCCTTTGTCCTTTGGGGAAGGCATATCGCTTGATCCACTACCAGCCAAGGAGATAAG ATACACTTCATCCGTGCACTACGACTCCGACCGCCACTTCATCCAGAATGTGGACCTGCAGCCGATCGGTCAGGGTCTTGAGCACTGCAGGCAGACCATCATGGCCATGCCAAACAGTACCTGGCGCCACTACAAGACACAGCTGGACTTCCAGCCTCGCCATCGGCTGCAGCACTTCAAGAGCACCACCATCATCTACCCCAAGAAAACCAGCGCTGTTTACACAACAGAGCTGAGCTATGACTGCCACCGGATATTGAGACGGTTCCTCTCCAGTGTGGAACTGGAGGCTGCTGGACGGAGAGAGATACCGCAGTGA